The Maridesulfovibrio ferrireducens genome includes the window ACAGCAACCTTTCTACCCTTATTTATTCACTGATGAAGAGCTATCTAGATTGTTTCTTGCTGTCGACTCCCTTCCGCCCCATTACCAGTCGCCCAACCGTGAGTATATCATTCCAGTATTATTCAGGATGCTCTATTGCTGCGCACTTAGGCCGAATGAACCCATGCAGTTGCTAAGACAGGATGTCGACTTGGAGAAGGGAACACTTTTCATCAGAAACTCTAAACGTCATAAGGACCGCATGGTGACGATGACCGAAGATCTTCTAGTTCTTTGCCGTGTGTATGACTCCATGATGGGAGACCGGCGATTCTTTTTCGAGCCGCCAACAGAAAAACCACGCCAAAATCGAGAACCATGGATGAATCACCAATTCAAACTTTGCATCAAGCATGCAGGCATTGGCAATGGGTCCCAATCGCCTCGTCCGTATGACCTGCGGCATTCGTCATGCTCTAGGGTTATCCTGAATTGGCTTGCAGAGGGTAAGGACTTCTATGAGTTGGCGATATTCCTTAGGGAGCATATGGGGCATGGATCTTTTAGTGAAACTTTTTACTACATCCATATGTTGCCTGAGAACATCATCAGGAATTCTGGATTTGACTGGAGTCGCTTTGACTGCCTGTATCCGGAGGTGAATGATGAAAAAGCTTAAGGATAAGAAACTGTTTGAAAACATCAGGTATTTTCTTTCTGATTATCTTCCTTCAGTCAGGAACAGGTCTGAAAACACCATATTGTCATACTGTGACGCTCTCAAGCTTCTGGTCCAGTTCTTTGAGGAGCAA containing:
- a CDS encoding tyrosine-type recombinase/integrase; amino-acid sequence: MKNPISKLGPDIIGFLELRESLGYSRKSYEYQLSKIDAYVAEGFPSLDVMTEDIVLGWSRRRANESQNTRRIRLNVIRVFGKYQKGIGKTAFVLPTDFIDKQQPFYPYLFTDEELSRLFLAVDSLPPHYQSPNREYIIPVLFRMLYCCALRPNEPMQLLRQDVDLEKGTLFIRNSKRHKDRMVTMTEDLLVLCRVYDSMMGDRRFFFEPPTEKPRQNREPWMNHQFKLCIKHAGIGNGSQSPRPYDLRHSSCSRVILNWLAEGKDFYELAIFLREHMGHGSFSETFYYIHMLPENIIRNSGFDWSRFDCLYPEVNDEKA